A window of Dehalococcoidales bacterium genomic DNA:
AAAGGGGTGAAAAGAGTGTCTCGTGAGATGAGAATAGGCCTTGTGTCTGCTAGTCTGGTCCTTTTCGTCGCTTCGCTATTTGGCGTCTATCAAGCCTTCTCTCGGCCTACTGCGACGGAAGAGCCCTTGATGCTTGAGTACCGGCACGAGGGCAGGTTCGACTATCTCGCCTACAGCAGACCCAGCTATGTATACGGCACTTCTGAATCCCCACTGGCGAGTTCGAGATACCCCATCAAGCTCATTGAGAGCCTCCACATGACCTATAGCTATCACCCGGACGAGACTGCACCCCAGGAGGTGGAGGTTACGGCAGTCCTGGAGAACCCGGGGGTATGGCAGAAGACAATTGTCCTGGTGCCGAAGGCAACCCGGACGGGAGACTTCACCCTTTCTTTCACGGTAGACCTGGCGCACTTCCTGGAGGTGGCACGGACTATCGAGGAGGAAATAGGTGTCTCTCGTGCCTCGGGATATGACGTGACAATCGTGGCCAGTGTCTCTGATGCCGAAGCGGACGATAAGCTCACGGGCCAGGATTCAAGTCACGCTCTGCCTATGAAGCTAACAGGGTACTTTATTGATGTCAGTGGAGACCTCGTTCACAGATATGGAGACTCCTATGGAGAGTTCGACTACACAGTACAGCTGCGGCCAAGTACTCTGTTCGATTCCACGACCTTGAAGCCCCCGAAAACCCCCGAAGATGCCAGCACCAAGACCCTGGGGCCGGAAGACACAGTCTTCCTCAAGCTCCTGGACGGGATGGTCTTCAGTTTCTCCCATTGGTTGCAGGCTGATGTCCCAATTACTCTGCTTGAGGAAGAGGTGGAGATTACCGCCACGATTGAGTTCCCGGGGAAATGGTCCAAGGTCGTTGTTCTCGTCCCGGCAACGGAGATAAGCGGGCCTCTGGCTGTCAGCTTTCCCCTCGACCTGCGCCGGTTTACCGAAACCCTCGATACCATTCAACAGGAAGCGGGAATCTCTGCTTCAGCACGCAGCTTGACCATTAGCGCCAGGGTCCGCACATTGGCTCAGACGGAGCTCGGACTGATAGATGAT
This region includes:
- a CDS encoding DUF5305 family protein is translated as MLEYRHEGRFDYLAYSRPSYVYGTSESPLASSRYPIKLIESLHMTYSYHPDETAPQEVEVTAVLENPGVWQKTIVLVPKATRTGDFTLSFTVDLAHFLEVARTIEEEIGVSRASGYDVTIVASVSDAEADDKLTGQDSSHALPMKLTGYFIDVSGDLVHRYGDSYGEFDYTVQLRPSTLFDSTTLKPPKTPEDASTKTLGPEDTVFLKLLDGMVFSFSHWLQADVPITLLEEEVEITATIEFPGKWSKVVVLVPATEISGPLAVSFPLDLRRFTETLDTIQQEAGISASARSLTISARVRTLAQTELGLIDDEFAQSMVTDLSGDVLRWSSDLEKSEPRSLETTQTTRKQEKYLGMLVAQARILFSSLAAISGGLLGFSLLVYLRPRPGGPTEIERKAERVAKKYKDIIVDTKDLPVVVPGENVVLLDSLDDLIKAAQGLLKPVLHKAEEGRHVYCVLDAATRYEYVLTGETASKGDTPRKEA